One window of the Thermococcus sp. P6 genome contains the following:
- a CDS encoding aromatic amino acid transport family protein, with amino-acid sequence MPVSDGVQRERITTSHGRYYQARLAAQRRKKLTVIQSIRKRKGARGIRTSPIRVEKGHITGKEALAILVGTQIGAGVLGLPYAASKVGLIPALGVLIGAMFLMLGTALIVLKFSASMGGAQMSTLARRTLGKAGGWLMYLSVSLMSFGAILAYTAGMGNVFASLFGISDTMGAAIFWFLASIVVYRGLEASGKTELIMSYVMLLLFIGVTAMLLPHANPEKALYVRWNGLLSITGVAIFALGCHTVIPDVYRGLGSYAETRRVVALAFLIPTVIYAVFMASFLLVFGEKTPQVATLALESLYGRSGRLVGNLIPLLAITTSFIGIALAQQSNNEEFLGMRRKAAWALTVVPPAVLYFAGVRDFANVLAFAGDTGDLMAFVVLPVLIWLASKLQK; translated from the coding sequence ATGCCTGTGTCGGATGGGGTTCAGAGGGAGAGGATCACCACCTCCCACGGACGGTACTATCAGGCGAGACTCGCGGCCCAGAGGCGCAAGAAGCTAACGGTCATCCAGAGCATACGAAAAAGGAAAGGAGCGAGGGGCATACGCACGAGCCCGATACGCGTGGAGAAAGGGCACATAACGGGTAAAGAGGCCCTTGCCATACTCGTTGGAACCCAGATAGGAGCCGGTGTCCTCGGACTGCCCTACGCGGCGAGCAAAGTGGGGTTGATACCCGCCCTCGGTGTGCTAATCGGGGCGATGTTCCTCATGCTCGGTACGGCGTTGATAGTGCTGAAGTTCAGCGCCAGTATGGGAGGGGCCCAGATGAGCACCCTCGCCCGGAGAACCCTCGGGAAAGCGGGGGGATGGCTGATGTACCTGAGCGTCAGCCTGATGAGCTTCGGGGCGATCCTCGCCTACACCGCCGGCATGGGAAACGTCTTCGCCAGTCTCTTTGGGATCAGCGACACGATGGGGGCGGCCATCTTCTGGTTTCTGGCTTCCATCGTAGTTTACAGGGGGCTGGAAGCCAGCGGGAAGACCGAGCTGATAATGAGTTACGTCATGCTCCTCCTCTTCATCGGGGTCACCGCCATGCTCCTGCCCCACGCGAACCCGGAAAAGGCCCTCTACGTAAGGTGGAACGGTCTGCTGAGCATAACCGGTGTGGCCATCTTCGCCCTCGGCTGCCACACGGTGATCCCGGACGTTTACAGGGGGCTTGGAAGTTACGCGGAGACCAGAAGGGTGGTCGCGCTGGCGTTCCTCATACCAACGGTAATCTACGCGGTATTCATGGCCTCCTTCCTCCTCGTCTTCGGAGAGAAGACTCCTCAGGTGGCCACCCTGGCCCTCGAGAGCCTGTACGGAAGATCCGGACGGCTCGTGGGTAACCTGATACCCCTGCTCGCCATAACGACGAGCTTTATAGGCATCGCCCTGGCACAGCAGAGCAACAACGAGGAGTTCCTGGGGATGAGGAGGAAGGCTGCATGGGCCCTGACGGTCGTTCCCCCGGCGGTGCTTTACTTTGCAGGCGTAAGGGACTTTGCCAACGTTCTGGCCTTCGCCGGCGATACCGGGGACCTGATGGCCTTCGTGGTGCTCCCGGTGTTGATATGGCTGGCCTCGAAGCTCCAAAAATGA